One stretch of Elephas maximus indicus isolate mEleMax1 chromosome 22, mEleMax1 primary haplotype, whole genome shotgun sequence DNA includes these proteins:
- the ZFP42 gene encoding zinc finger protein 42 homolog, with protein sequence MDQQPKKRPRRSCRKDLGGKAVIETEPSQVEPSQTPQAEKDPTDTTWTLYFEDVYSETNPPVVEEESLPDCYLEYIIRGEFSEPILEEDLLLKTLECLKDESDQELAQQVFGDSSLYECSPEYTKKGAEQDLPQQIVEDNSPEYCEYMTGKKLPPEGLPGVDLSDPEQLAEFTRKKPREYEDPEAMACPHSGCMRKLRNKASLKKHLLVHAPRGFVCAECGRAFNESAKLKRHFLVHTGEKPFQCTFEGCGKRFSLDFNLRTHVRIHTGEKRFLCPFEGCNRRFVQSSNLKSHIPIHSKPKKNQ encoded by the coding sequence ATGGACCAGCAACCgaagaaaagaccaaggagaAGTTGCCGTAAAGACCTGGGTGGAAAGGCCGTCATTGAGACTGAGCCAAGCCAAGTCGAGCCAAGCCAAACTCCGCAGGCTGAAAAAGACCCTACTGACACGACGTGGACCTTGTATTTTGAAGATGTGTACTCTGAAACTAACCCTCCGGTTGTTGAAGAGGAGTCTTTACCTGACTGTTACTTAGAGTACATAATAAGAGGCGAGTTTTCTGAACCCATCCTGGAAGAAGACTTACTTCTGAAGACCTTGGAATGCCTGAAAGACGAGTCAGACCAAGAGCTTGCTCAGCAAGTTTTTGGAGACAGCTCACTTTATGAATGTTCTCCCGAATACACGAAAAAAGGGGCAGAACAAGATCTTCCTCAACAgattgttgaagataattcaccTGAGTATTGTGAGTACATGACCGGCAAGAAGCTTCCTCCTGAAGGACTACCTGGTGTGGACTTATCAGATCCTGAACAGCTGGCAGAATTCACTAGAAAGAAGCCGAGAGAATACGAAGATCCAGAAGCAATGGCTTGCCCTCACAGCGGATGCATGAGAAAATTGAGGAATAAAGCCTCCCTGAAGAAGCATCTCCTGGTTCACGCTCCCCGAGGCTTCGTGTGTGCAGAATGTGGGAGGGCTTTCAACGAGAGTGCAAAGCTAAAGAGACATTTTCTGGTTCACACCGGAGAGAAGCCCTTCCAGTGCACTTTTGAGGGGTGCGGAAAGCGATTTTCTCTGGACTTCAATCTGCGCACGCATGTACGGATCCACACTGGGGAGAAACGCTTTCTGTGCCCCTTTGAAGGCTGTAACAGGAGGTTCGTTCAGTCAAGCAACCTGAAATCCCACATCCCAATTCACTCGAAGCCCAAAAAGAACCAGTGA